GTCCGATAGATAGATGACCGGCGTCATGTAGGTGACGGCGATGCGAAAGGCCTCGATCGCCATCGTGAAGCATTCCGACGGCGTCGCCGGGGCCACGACCGCGACGGGGCTTTCCGAGTTGCGGCCGAAGAGCGACTGCAGAAGGTCCGCCTGTTCGGTCTTGGTGGGAAGGCCGGTCGAAGGCCCGCCGCGCTGGACGTCGACGATGACGAGGGGCAGTTCGGTCATGACGGCCAGATTGATGGTCTCGCTCTTGAGCGCGAGCCCCGGTCCGCTCGTCGTCGTCAGGCCCAGACCTCCCGCGAAGGAGGCGCCGAGGGCCGCGCCCGCGGCGGCGATTTCATCCTCCATCTGAAGGGTCTGGACGCCGAAGTTCTTGTGCCGGGACAGCTCGTGAAGGATGTCGGAGGCCGGAGTGATCGGGTAACTCGCCAGAAAGAGAGGCTTGCCCGCGAGTTTGGACGCCGCGACGAAGCCCAAGGCCGTGGCCTCGTTGCCGGTGATGTTCCGGTAGACGCCGGGTTTGAGCTTGGCCTTCGGGATCCGGAAGTGCTTGCGGAAGATTTCCGCCGTTTCGCCGTAGTGGAAACCGGCCTTCAACGCCAGTTCGTTCGCCTGCGCGACATCGGGCTTTTTCGAAAACTTGTCGTGGATCCAGGAGATCGTGACGTCGTAGGGCCGGTCGTAAAGCCAGAACATGAGGCCCAGCGCGTAAAAATTCTTGCAGCGCTCGGCCTCCTTTTTGGAAAGCGGCGTCTCCTTCAGCGCGTTGGCGTTCAAGGTCGTGATGGGGATCTTATAGACTTCGTATTTCGAAAGGCTCCGATCCCCAAGCGGGTTCTCGGCGTAACCCGCTTTCTTGAGATTGGTTTCCGAAAAGGCGTCTTCGTTGACGATCAGCATCCCGCCGTCCTTCAGGTCTTTGAGATTGGTCTTCAACGCCGCCGGGTTCATGGCGACGAGAACGTCCGGGGCGTCGCCGGGCGTGCGGATGTCGCGGGAGGAGAAGTTGATTTGATAGGCTGAAACCCCCGGCAGGCTTCCCGCGGGCGCGCGGATCTCCGCCGGGTAATCGGGAAGCGTTGAGAAATCATTGCCGAGCACGGCCGTGGTGTTCGTGAACTGCATTCCGGTCAGCTGCATGCCGTCGCCGGAATCGCCGGCGAAGCGGATGACCACGTCTTTGACTTCCTGAATTTCTTTCGTCATGCGCCCTCTGAGGTTCGGATGACCTGGTGCGGATCCGGCGGGAGATTGAAGATCTCGTGCGGATAATGTTCCGCCAGGTAATTGACTAGGTCCTTGACCCCCAGGACGCCGACCAGCCTTCCGGACTCGTCCGAGAGCGGCAAATGGCGGTAGTGGCCCTGGTTCATGAGGCGGATCGCATCGGCGACGGAATCGGCCAACCTGAGAGTGGCGGGATTCGCCGTCATGACCCTTTCGACGGGGGTGGAGGCGGGAAGTTTCTGCTCGATCACCCGGGTCATCACGTCCCGTTCCGTAATGATTCCGGTAATCTTGCCGTTGGTCCCGTCCTCCAGGACGACGGCGTACCCCTTTTTCTCCTCGCGCATCTTGGCAAAGACGTTCTTGAGGGACTCCGATCGGGTGACCGCAAGGGCAGGGCGCAATCTAAGACCTTGAATTTTCTCGCTTCTAAGGGC
The sequence above is drawn from the bacterium genome and encodes:
- a CDS encoding CBS domain-containing protein, with product MRPALAVTRSESLKNVFAKMREEKKGYAVVLEDGTNGKITGIITERDVMTRVIEQKLPASTPVERVMTANPATLRLADSVADAIRLMNQGHYRHLPLSDESGRLVGVLGVKDLVNYLAEHYPHEIFNLPPDPHQVIRTSEGA
- a CDS encoding 2-oxoacid:acceptor oxidoreductase subunit alpha, which gives rise to MTKEIQEVKDVVIRFAGDSGDGMQLTGMQFTNTTAVLGNDFSTLPDYPAEIRAPAGSLPGVSAYQINFSSRDIRTPGDAPDVLVAMNPAALKTNLKDLKDGGMLIVNEDAFSETNLKKAGYAENPLGDRSLSKYEVYKIPITTLNANALKETPLSKKEAERCKNFYALGLMFWLYDRPYDVTISWIHDKFSKKPDVAQANELALKAGFHYGETAEIFRKHFRIPKAKLKPGVYRNITGNEATALGFVAASKLAGKPLFLASYPITPASDILHELSRHKNFGVQTLQMEDEIAAAGAALGASFAGGLGLTTTSGPGLALKSETINLAVMTELPLVIVDVQRGGPSTGLPTKTEQADLLQSLFGRNSESPVAVVAPATPSECFTMAIEAFRIAVTYMTPVIYLSDGYLANGSEPWLIPEPENLSPIAIKHPTDRTTFRPYARDERTLSRPWAIPGTPGLEHRIGGIEKANVTGNVSYDPANHDLMCRLRAEKIARIADDLPPLSIFGKPSGEVLVVGWGGTYGAITSAVEDLQKEGHEVSSVHLRYLNPLPKDLKEILSRFETIVVPELNLGQLSLLLRAKYLVDAHSLNKLQGQPFKVGEIIAGVKRFMTTKEVRQWPPNPTTRQAQPR